From Pectobacterium carotovorum, one genomic window encodes:
- a CDS encoding DUF2798 domain-containing protein: MTNAIAKNTPRFRFPKRSLPYVFALYMATIMAFLMCLVIILAEFGMGPHYMENVMNAYQVAMPAAFVCILIVRPIVTRLVGLTVHGH; the protein is encoded by the coding sequence ATGACTAATGCTATTGCCAAAAATACCCCGCGATTCCGCTTCCCTAAGCGATCTTTACCCTACGTATTTGCTCTTTATATGGCGACCATCATGGCATTTCTGATGTGTCTGGTCATCATTCTGGCCGAATTTGGCATGGGGCCACATTACATGGAAAATGTGATGAATGCCTATCAGGTTGCCATGCCAGCCGCTTTTGTTTGCATACTGATTGTCCGCCCTATTGTGACCCGGCTGGTAGGATTGACTGTTCATGGTCACTGA
- a CDS encoding LysR family transcriptional regulator → MDVLGLISNFIRVVENGSIAAAARAKGMSPAAVSQSLSRLETHLGVRLISRTTRSMTLTENGKRYFEKVRHIPHDIELASQAAASETKLQGPLCIATTAAFGRYVIAPLMPAFKASFPDIDIELISTDRNVNHRLEGVDVSIRIEAQLNDQLIARKIASLPFVFCAAQAYLDRAGTPQTPEELSQHACLVFRYPTDGRFLPWTFMVNGQPVNVKLNPKFISDDIDIIAKIAANGGGVTRLASFVAQPLIDSGKLTPLFCSDRSNGNHVESLPMNIYACVNERSALNSKVRAFIAFLEAEI, encoded by the coding sequence ATGGATGTGTTAGGGCTGATTAGCAATTTTATCCGCGTGGTGGAGAACGGCAGTATCGCGGCGGCGGCACGAGCTAAAGGTATGAGTCCGGCGGCGGTAAGCCAGAGTCTTTCTCGGCTTGAGACACATTTGGGCGTGCGCCTGATATCGCGTACCACTCGTAGCATGACATTAACCGAAAACGGTAAACGCTATTTCGAGAAAGTACGTCATATTCCACATGATATCGAGCTCGCCTCGCAGGCTGCTGCGAGTGAGACCAAACTGCAAGGTCCGCTTTGCATCGCGACGACTGCCGCGTTTGGTCGGTACGTTATCGCTCCACTGATGCCGGCTTTCAAAGCGTCTTTCCCCGATATTGATATCGAACTGATTAGTACCGATCGCAACGTCAACCATCGGTTGGAAGGCGTTGACGTCAGCATCCGCATCGAGGCACAGCTGAACGATCAACTGATTGCCAGAAAAATCGCATCGCTGCCATTTGTCTTCTGCGCGGCCCAGGCTTATCTGGATCGCGCGGGCACCCCTCAGACTCCCGAAGAACTTAGCCAGCACGCCTGCCTGGTTTTCCGCTATCCCACCGATGGACGTTTTCTTCCCTGGACATTTATGGTCAACGGGCAACCTGTTAACGTGAAGCTTAACCCTAAATTCATCAGTGATGATATTGATATCATTGCAAAAATAGCCGCAAACGGAGGCGGCGTGACCCGTCTGGCAAGCTTTGTTGCCCAGCCGTTGATAGACAGTGGCAAACTCACGCCTTTGTTCTGCTCAGACCGCAGTAACGGTAACCACGTAGAGTCTCTACCGATGAATATTTACGCCTGTGTCAATGAACGTTCTGCACTGAATTCAAAGGTAAGAGCATTTATCGCGTTTTTAGAAGCTGAGATTTAA
- a CDS encoding nucleotidyl transferase AbiEii/AbiGii toxin family protein, whose amino-acid sequence MDQRDIYAQQVRLLMTALPHVAKEPCFALKGGTAINLFVQDFPRLSVDIDLVYQTFIDRDTDLVAIDDALMHITESLNGRPGITAIRQDNKADEKRIIVNTADAQIKIEVSPVWRGLLLPPAEMPVCEQVEMEFGFTTMNVVSLADLYGGKICAALDRQHPRDLFDVLNMLEKPGLTRELFDGFLCYLAGHPRPITELLAPNWDIARITTLYQQEFSGMTQQATSLESLLSVTILLPQALRSHFTAQDKQFLLSYKQNTPDWSLYRYPDIQHLPAIRWKQHNLAALHAKNPAKFSAAVSKLEKVLEQRF is encoded by the coding sequence ATGGATCAGCGTGATATTTATGCCCAACAGGTCAGGCTATTAATGACTGCCCTGCCGCATGTAGCGAAAGAGCCCTGCTTCGCGCTGAAAGGCGGCACAGCTATCAATCTGTTTGTGCAGGATTTCCCTCGCCTATCAGTAGATATCGATCTGGTTTATCAAACCTTCATAGATCGTGATACCGATCTAGTCGCTATTGACGATGCCTTGATGCACATTACCGAATCGCTGAACGGCAGGCCGGGGATCACCGCAATTCGACAGGATAATAAAGCAGATGAAAAGCGCATCATCGTTAACACCGCTGATGCGCAGATAAAGATTGAAGTCAGCCCGGTTTGGCGTGGATTGCTGTTGCCTCCAGCAGAAATGCCAGTATGCGAGCAGGTGGAAATGGAATTCGGCTTTACCACTATGAATGTCGTTTCACTGGCAGATCTTTACGGCGGTAAAATCTGCGCTGCGCTCGATCGCCAGCATCCACGCGATCTGTTTGACGTGCTAAATATGCTGGAGAAACCGGGCCTCACACGTGAACTCTTTGATGGCTTTCTTTGCTATCTGGCTGGTCATCCCCGTCCCATCACCGAACTACTGGCACCAAACTGGGACATTGCACGTATCACCACACTGTACCAACAAGAATTTTCGGGTATGACGCAACAGGCAACGTCGCTGGAATCGCTTTTGTCAGTGACGATTTTACTGCCGCAAGCATTGAGATCTCACTTTACTGCTCAGGATAAACAGTTTTTACTGAGCTATAAGCAAAACACCCCTGACTGGTCGCTATATCGCTATCCTGATATTCAACATCTTCCCGCTATTCGTTGGAAACAGCATAATTTAGCGGCCTTACATGCTAAAAATCCGGCCAAATTTAGTGCGGCGGTAAGCAAGCTTGAGAAGGTTCTGGAACAGCGATTTTAG
- a CDS encoding type IV toxin-antitoxin system AbiEi family antitoxin domain-containing protein produces the protein MTNYLNWLMQNTLPGQVLLQSWLTRNGIDRKLSYVYVQNGWLRRIAHGVYCRTGREPDWVDAVYCLQTQWEKPIRVAGLTSIALQGYSHYTELGKPQIWLTLPAYITLPVWFAAFEKSATFVVIYTSGLSVDVMPFTTELKIGDRRLTGSVPELAAYEIASGVPTQISFEHADALFQGLHLLSPRRLQALLSTSRSVKTNRVMLYLAQRNGHPYFQYLDKSGIEIGAGKRQIVPGGWLEPDYQITVPREFKSKGIEDGSA, from the coding sequence TTGACTAATTATCTAAACTGGCTAATGCAAAACACGCTGCCCGGTCAGGTGTTGCTCCAATCATGGCTTACCCGCAACGGCATAGATCGTAAGCTCTCTTACGTCTATGTCCAAAACGGCTGGCTCAGGCGGATCGCGCACGGCGTTTACTGCCGGACGGGCCGAGAACCGGATTGGGTAGATGCGGTTTACTGCCTGCAAACCCAATGGGAAAAACCAATACGGGTAGCAGGACTGACGAGCATTGCGCTACAAGGTTATTCCCACTATACCGAACTGGGTAAACCTCAAATCTGGCTCACGCTCCCGGCGTACATTACGCTACCGGTGTGGTTCGCCGCCTTTGAAAAATCCGCCACCTTTGTCGTTATCTACACATCAGGCCTGTCGGTTGATGTGATGCCATTCACGACAGAGCTAAAAATCGGCGACCGGCGATTGACTGGCAGCGTTCCAGAGCTTGCCGCGTATGAAATCGCCAGTGGCGTTCCCACACAAATATCATTTGAGCATGCCGATGCATTATTTCAGGGTCTACACCTTCTAAGCCCGCGTAGATTACAGGCGCTGCTTTCCACCAGTCGTTCGGTAAAAACCAACCGGGTGATGCTCTACCTTGCCCAGCGTAATGGGCATCCTTATTTTCAGTATCTCGATAAAAGTGGTATAGAAATAGGCGCTGGAAAGAGGCAAATTGTCCCCGGCGGCTGGCTGGAACCGGATTACCAAATCACCGTTCCCAGGGAATTTAAATCGAAAGGAATCGAAGATGGATCAGCGTGA
- a CDS encoding ash family protein, protein MVGRAEAPQGAPVSSKAGKTNSVRFHHQKIGLFGGGSNNHLLEAALWLRSLPTLTHY, encoded by the coding sequence ATGGTGGGCCGGGCGGAGGCACCGCAAGGTGCGCCGGTGTCCAGTAAGGCCGGTAAGACCAACTCCGTCCGGTTCCACCACCAGAAGATTGGTCTCTTCGGTGGTGGTTCAAATAATCACTTACTGGAGGCTGCCTTATGGCTACGATCACTACCCACACTCACCCATTACTGA
- a CDS encoding helix-turn-helix transcriptional regulator, translating to MNEQDWHPADIIAALKKRGTSLSAVSRNAGLASSTLANALKRHWPKGERLIAEALGSSPEHVWPSRYRE from the coding sequence ATGAATGAGCAAGACTGGCATCCCGCCGATATTATTGCGGCTCTGAAAAAGCGGGGAACATCACTGTCGGCGGTTTCACGTAACGCCGGGCTGGCTTCTTCCACGTTGGCAAATGCGCTGAAAAGGCACTGGCCTAAAGGCGAACGGCTGATTGCGGAAGCGTTGGGTTCATCACCTGAACACGTCTGGCCGTCACGTTATCGTGAATAA
- a CDS encoding transcriptional regulator has product MQREDVLEHALTLLEQHGFAMTTLDMLAEKLGIPVEELTPFWPDREALLYDGLRHHSQQVDTWRRQLLLDDEKSIEQKLLARYQVLHESVNKQRYPGCLFIAACSFFPDINHPIHQIAEQQKLASYQYTRDLLEELETDDPEMVAQQMELILEGCLSNLLVKHQAASIATAQRLAEDVLRFALCRKNGALT; this is encoded by the coding sequence ATGCAACGGGAAGACGTTCTTGAACATGCGCTTACTCTGCTGGAGCAGCACGGATTTGCCATGACGACGCTGGATATGCTGGCGGAAAAACTGGGGATTCCGGTAGAGGAACTGACGCCATTCTGGCCGGATCGGGAGGCGCTGCTGTACGACGGCCTGCGCCACCATAGCCAACAGGTTGATACCTGGCGGCGTCAGCTTCTCTTGGACGACGAGAAAAGCATCGAGCAGAAGCTGCTGGCACGCTATCAGGTGCTGCATGAGTCGGTGAACAAACAGCGTTATCCGGGCTGCTTGTTTATTGCGGCGTGCAGCTTCTTCCCTGATATCAATCACCCTATCCACCAGATTGCGGAACAGCAGAAGCTGGCGTCTTATCAGTACACCCGCGACTTGCTGGAAGAGCTGGAAACCGACGATCCCGAAATGGTCGCGCAGCAGATGGAATTGATTCTGGAAGGCTGCCTGAGCAACCTGCTGGTCAAGCATCAGGCCGCCAGCATCGCCACTGCCCAGCGGCTGGCAGAAGATGTGTTACGCTTTGCGCTGTGCCGCAAAAACGGCGCACTCACCTGA
- a CDS encoding protein-disulfide reductase DsbD, with product MAQRIFTLIFLLWTAFGTSSVAASSFGQKLFGNSTTSRFLPVDGAFAFEFQQQDNQLNLRWDIHPDYYLYRAQIKIEGNGATLGNVELPQGESHNDEFFGQVFILRDRLALTVPIQQADNGATVKVTYQGCADAGFCYPPETRVVPLSQVLANAGTDTSNTTSAQTAPPQATPMPFSPWWALLIGIGVAFTPCVLPMYPLIASLVLGRKEQLTPRRTLLLSMTYVQGMALTYTLLGLVVAAAGLRFQAALQHPYILISLSVMFAVLALSMFGLYTLQLPSSVQTRLTEWSNRQQGGSVTGVFCMGALAGLICSPCTTAPLSAILLYIAQSGNMLAGGGTLYLYALGMGLPLILVTLFGNKLLPRSGPWMQYVKEAFGFIILALPVFLLERILGETWGMRLWSALGIAFFGWALMLTLRSSKGWMRGVQLLLLAGVVISAKPLQDWVFPPAGVAQAHTSALNFAPVANIADLNSALAKSAQPVMLDLYADWCVACKEFEKYTFSDPAVQNHLSRITLLQADVTANREEQNALLKKLQVLGLPTIVFFDAQGKEIPGSRVTGFMNAEQFQAHLQKFSP from the coding sequence ATGGCTCAACGCATCTTTACGCTGATTTTCCTGTTATGGACGGCTTTCGGCACCTCCAGTGTGGCCGCTTCTTCTTTCGGTCAGAAACTGTTTGGCAACAGCACGACATCACGCTTTCTGCCGGTCGATGGCGCTTTCGCCTTTGAGTTTCAGCAGCAGGATAACCAGCTCAACCTGCGCTGGGATATCCATCCCGATTACTACCTGTACCGCGCACAAATCAAGATCGAAGGAAACGGTGCCACGCTTGGCAATGTGGAGCTGCCGCAGGGCGAAAGCCATAACGACGAGTTCTTCGGTCAGGTATTTATCCTGCGGGATCGGCTGGCGCTAACGGTTCCGATTCAACAGGCCGACAACGGCGCGACGGTTAAAGTCACCTATCAGGGCTGCGCCGATGCCGGTTTCTGCTATCCGCCGGAAACGCGCGTCGTTCCTCTCAGCCAAGTGCTGGCTAACGCAGGCACGGATACCTCGAATACCACATCAGCCCAGACGGCACCGCCCCAGGCCACGCCGATGCCGTTCTCGCCGTGGTGGGCGCTGTTGATTGGTATCGGCGTTGCATTTACCCCTTGCGTCCTGCCGATGTACCCGCTAATTGCCAGCCTGGTGCTGGGCAGAAAAGAACAGCTGACGCCGCGCCGCACGCTGCTGCTATCGATGACCTACGTTCAGGGCATGGCGCTGACCTACACGCTGCTCGGGCTGGTTGTTGCCGCCGCCGGATTACGCTTTCAGGCGGCGCTCCAACATCCGTACATTCTGATTAGCCTGTCGGTGATGTTTGCCGTTCTGGCGCTGTCCATGTTTGGCCTGTATACGCTCCAGCTCCCGTCATCGGTGCAAACCCGACTGACAGAGTGGAGCAACCGTCAGCAAGGCGGCTCCGTCACCGGCGTATTCTGCATGGGCGCGCTGGCGGGGCTAATTTGTTCCCCCTGCACCACCGCCCCGCTCAGCGCTATCCTGCTTTACATTGCCCAGAGCGGCAACATGCTGGCAGGCGGCGGCACGCTTTATCTCTACGCGCTCGGGATGGGCTTACCGCTCATTCTGGTCACACTGTTCGGCAACAAACTACTGCCCCGCAGCGGCCCGTGGATGCAGTATGTTAAGGAAGCATTTGGCTTCATTATTCTGGCACTGCCCGTCTTCCTGCTGGAACGCATTCTGGGCGAAACGTGGGGAATGCGGCTGTGGAGCGCACTGGGTATCGCCTTCTTCGGCTGGGCGCTTATGCTGACGCTGCGCAGCAGCAAAGGCTGGATGCGAGGCGTACAGCTGCTGCTGCTGGCAGGTGTGGTGATCAGCGCCAAACCGCTGCAGGACTGGGTATTTCCTCCGGCTGGCGTGGCGCAAGCTCATACCTCAGCATTGAACTTCGCCCCTGTCGCCAATATTGCCGATCTCAACAGCGCGCTGGCAAAGAGCGCTCAGCCTGTTATGCTCGATCTTTACGCTGACTGGTGCGTAGCCTGCAAAGAGTTCGAGAAATACACGTTCAGCGACCCGGCGGTGCAAAACCATCTGTCGCGCATCACGCTGCTACAGGCGGACGTCACCGCTAACCGCGAAGAACAAAACGCGCTGCTGAAAAAGCTACAGGTTTTAGGGCTGCCGACCATCGTCTTTTTTGACGCTCAGGGGAAAGAAATCCCCGGCTCGCGCGTCACCGGTTTTATGAACGCTGAACAATTTCAGGCACATTTGCAGAAGTTCAGCCCATAA
- the cutA gene encoding divalent cation tolerance protein CutA: MSDRPLCDAVVILCTAPDDACAQRLADSLLEARLAACVTLLPGARSLYYWEGKLEQQSEVQMLIKSDISHQQALLTHLKQQHPYDTPELLVLPVSGGDSDYLTWLNASLR; encoded by the coding sequence ATGTCTGACCGCCCGCTTTGCGATGCTGTCGTCATATTGTGTACCGCACCTGACGACGCCTGCGCGCAACGGCTTGCCGACTCGCTGCTGGAAGCGCGGCTTGCCGCCTGCGTCACCCTGCTGCCCGGCGCACGTTCGCTCTACTACTGGGAAGGCAAGCTCGAACAGCAATCAGAAGTACAAATGCTGATAAAAAGCGATATCTCACATCAGCAAGCGCTGCTGACTCACCTGAAACAACAACACCCTTACGATACGCCGGAGCTGTTAGTCCTGCCGGTATCCGGGGGCGATAGCGATTATCTGACATGGCTCAACGCATCTTTACGCTGA
- a CDS encoding anaerobic C4-dicarboxylate transporter, translating into MLGLELFIVLLAIYLGARLGGIGIGFAGGLGVLVLTLGFQIKPGVIPFDVIEIIMAVIAAIAAMQVAGGMDYLVSLAEKLLRKHPKYVTFLAPLVTYFMTILAGTGHTAFSTLPVIAEVAKEQGIRPSRPLSIAVVASQIAITASPISAAVVFVAGILEPHGVSYLLLLGICIPTTLAAILLTAIVTNFLGKELKDDPIYQERLRKGETTLRGNSQHEIKPGAKLSVMLFLIGIVAVVLYATAISGTVGLIQNPVLPRNEAIVVFMLTIATLICITCKIDTARILSASTFKSGMSACICVMGVAWLGDTFVKAHISDIQDTAGALLQSYPWMLAVVLFFAATLLYSQAATAKALMPAALLLGVSPVTAVASFAAVSALFVLPTYPTLLAAVEMDDTGSTRIGKFVFNHSFLIPGVLAITLSVIFGFILGSILI; encoded by the coding sequence ATGCTTGGTCTTGAGTTGTTTATCGTTCTGCTCGCCATCTATTTGGGGGCACGACTGGGAGGCATCGGCATTGGTTTCGCCGGTGGCCTGGGAGTGCTTGTTCTTACGCTGGGGTTTCAGATAAAGCCCGGCGTCATCCCTTTTGATGTCATTGAAATTATCATGGCCGTTATCGCCGCCATCGCTGCGATGCAGGTGGCGGGCGGAATGGATTATCTGGTCAGTCTGGCGGAGAAACTGCTGCGTAAACACCCGAAATACGTCACCTTTCTCGCCCCGCTGGTCACCTACTTCATGACGATTCTGGCCGGGACTGGACACACCGCGTTTTCCACTCTGCCGGTTATCGCCGAAGTCGCCAAAGAGCAGGGTATTCGCCCTTCTCGTCCGCTCTCTATCGCCGTTGTCGCCTCGCAAATCGCCATTACCGCGTCGCCAATCTCGGCAGCGGTGGTGTTTGTCGCGGGTATTCTTGAGCCGCACGGCGTCAGCTATCTGCTGCTGTTAGGCATCTGCATTCCTACCACGCTGGCGGCAATCCTGCTGACGGCAATTGTGACCAACTTCTTAGGCAAAGAGCTGAAAGACGATCCGATTTATCAGGAACGTCTGAGAAAAGGCGAAACCACGCTGCGCGGTAATAGCCAGCATGAGATCAAACCGGGCGCCAAACTTTCCGTGATGCTATTTCTGATCGGCATCGTCGCTGTCGTACTGTATGCCACGGCGATCAGCGGTACGGTTGGGCTGATTCAGAATCCGGTTCTGCCGCGTAACGAAGCGATTGTGGTCTTTATGCTGACCATCGCCACGCTGATTTGCATCACCTGCAAAATCGACACCGCGCGCATCCTCTCTGCCAGCACGTTTAAGTCCGGCATGAGCGCCTGTATCTGCGTGATGGGCGTGGCCTGGCTGGGCGATACCTTTGTTAAAGCGCACATTTCCGATATTCAGGATACCGCAGGCGCGCTGCTGCAAAGCTACCCGTGGATGCTGGCCGTTGTGCTGTTCTTCGCCGCCACGCTGCTTTACTCTCAGGCGGCAACGGCGAAAGCACTGATGCCTGCGGCACTGCTGCTGGGCGTGTCTCCGGTCACGGCAGTGGCGTCTTTCGCGGCCGTTTCCGCCCTGTTCGTTCTGCCGACCTACCCGACTCTGTTGGCCGCCGTAGAGATGGACGACACCGGCTCAACGCGCATCGGCAAGTTTGTGTTTAACCACTCCTTCCTGATTCCCGGCGTGCTGGCGATTACGCTGTCGGTGATATTTGGCTTCATCCTCGGCAGCATCCTGATCTAA
- the aspA gene encoding aspartate ammonia-lyase, producing MSENIRIEEDLLGTREVPADAYYGVHTLRAVENFYISNNKISDIPEFVRGMVMVKKAAALANRELQTIPKKIADIIIRACDEVLNNGKCMDQFPVDVYQGGAGTSVNMNTNEVLANIGLELMGHQKGEYQYLNPNDHLNKCQSTNDAYPTGFRIAVYASVLKLTEAIAKLSDGFERKAKEFEDVLKMGRTQLQDAVPMTLGQEFHAFNVLLQEEIKNLLRTSELLLEVNLGATAIGTRLNTPDGYQQLAVQRLAEVSGLPCVPAEDLIEATSDCGAYVMVHSSLKRLAVKLSKICNDLRLLSSGPRAGLNEINLPELQAGSSIMPAKVNPVVPEVVNQVCFKVIGNDTCVTMASEAGQLQLNVMEPVIGQAMFESTHILTNACYNLLEKCVNGISANKSVCEAYVFNSIGIVTYLNPFIGHHNGDIVGRICAETGKSVREVVLERGLLTEAELDDIFSIQNLMHPAYKAKRYTDENELP from the coding sequence ATGTCAGAAAACATCCGTATTGAAGAAGACCTGTTAGGCACCCGAGAAGTTCCCGCAGACGCGTATTATGGCGTTCATACGCTGCGCGCCGTCGAAAATTTCTATATCAGCAACAATAAAATCAGTGACATTCCCGAGTTCGTACGCGGCATGGTCATGGTGAAGAAAGCGGCGGCGTTGGCGAACAGAGAACTGCAAACTATCCCGAAAAAAATCGCCGACATCATCATCCGCGCCTGTGACGAAGTGCTGAATAACGGAAAATGCATGGATCAGTTTCCGGTAGATGTCTATCAGGGGGGCGCTGGCACGTCGGTCAATATGAATACCAACGAAGTATTAGCCAATATTGGTCTGGAACTGATGGGCCACCAGAAAGGCGAATACCAGTACCTGAATCCCAACGATCATCTGAACAAATGTCAGTCTACTAATGATGCCTACCCCACCGGATTTCGTATCGCGGTCTATGCGTCCGTCCTGAAGCTAACCGAGGCGATAGCGAAGTTGAGCGATGGCTTCGAGCGTAAAGCCAAAGAATTTGAAGACGTGCTGAAGATGGGTCGTACCCAGTTGCAGGACGCAGTGCCGATGACGCTCGGCCAGGAATTTCATGCGTTTAACGTGCTGTTGCAGGAAGAAATCAAAAACCTGCTGCGCACGTCGGAACTGCTGCTTGAAGTCAATCTGGGCGCGACCGCCATCGGTACGCGTCTGAACACGCCGGACGGCTATCAGCAACTGGCAGTGCAGCGTCTGGCAGAAGTCAGCGGCCTGCCGTGTGTGCCAGCGGAAGATTTGATCGAAGCCACGTCAGACTGTGGCGCCTATGTCATGGTGCACAGCTCGCTGAAGCGGCTGGCCGTGAAGCTGTCGAAAATCTGTAATGACCTGCGTTTGCTCTCTTCCGGCCCCCGTGCTGGTCTGAATGAAATCAACCTGCCAGAGCTACAGGCAGGTTCCTCAATCATGCCCGCCAAGGTTAACCCGGTCGTGCCGGAAGTCGTCAATCAGGTGTGCTTCAAGGTCATCGGTAACGACACCTGCGTCACGATGGCGTCAGAAGCCGGGCAATTACAGTTAAACGTGATGGAGCCAGTTATCGGTCAGGCGATGTTTGAATCGACCCACATTCTGACCAACGCCTGCTACAACCTGCTGGAGAAATGCGTCAACGGCATCTCCGCCAACAAGAGCGTCTGCGAAGCCTACGTCTTCAACTCCATCGGAATTGTGACGTACCTGAACCCGTTCATCGGCCACCACAACGGCGATATCGTCGGCAGAATCTGCGCGGAAACGGGAAAAAGCGTGCGTGAAGTCGTACTGGAGCGCGGCCTGCTGACCGAAGCCGAGCTGGATGACATTTTCTCCATCCAGAACCTGATGCATCCGGCGTACAAAGCCAAACGCTACACCGATGAAAACGAGCTTCCCTAA
- a CDS encoding FxsA family protein — protein sequence MRWLPLLLIFLLAYIEISLFIQVAEVLGVAMTLLLVVFTSCVGVSLVRNQGMKTLVQMQQKMAAGESPAAEMVKSVSLVLAGFLLLIPGFLTDFLGLLLLLPPVQKSLTLKLMPHLHIWRSGSGASSSSGGNTFEGEYQRKDGGSANIEHRDDRDDR from the coding sequence GTGCGCTGGTTACCGTTATTACTTATTTTTCTTTTGGCTTACATCGAGATATCGCTGTTTATTCAGGTGGCTGAGGTGCTGGGCGTCGCTATGACCCTGCTGCTGGTGGTCTTCACGTCCTGCGTGGGGGTCTCACTGGTGCGAAATCAGGGGATGAAGACGCTGGTGCAGATGCAGCAGAAAATGGCAGCAGGTGAAAGCCCGGCGGCTGAAATGGTAAAAAGCGTGTCACTGGTGCTGGCAGGCTTTCTGCTCCTGATTCCGGGTTTCCTGACTGACTTTCTGGGGCTACTGCTTCTGTTGCCACCGGTGCAAAAAAGCCTGACGCTCAAACTGATGCCTCACCTACATATCTGGCGTTCCGGCTCCGGCGCGTCGTCGTCCTCTGGTGGTAACACCTTTGAGGGTGAATACCAGCGCAAGGATGGCGGGAGCGCAAATATTGAACATCGGGACGATCGTGACGACCGTTAA